A section of the Myxocyprinus asiaticus isolate MX2 ecotype Aquarium Trade chromosome 22, UBuf_Myxa_2, whole genome shotgun sequence genome encodes:
- the LOC127412641 gene encoding uncharacterized protein LOC127412641, with protein sequence IRTVRLGYAIQFARRPPRFSGIHFTFVKVENAVTLRAEIATLLRKGAIEPVPPAEVKKGFYSPYFIVPKKGGGLRPILDLRVLNRALHRLPFNMLTQRRILASVRHQDWFAAVDLKDAYFHVSILPRHRPFLRFVFEGRAYQYKVLPFGLSLSPRVFTKIAEAALAPLKEVGIRILNYLDDWLILAHSTDLSFLQAGVPLELVSRRIVVTTDASKTGWGAVCNGHAATGLWTGPRLRWHINCLELLAILLALRRFRPLIQGNYVLVRTDSTAAVAYVNRQGGLRSRCMSQLARRLLLRSQQHLKSLRATHIPGNLNATADALSRQVPRRGEWRLHPQVVQLIWSRFGQAQVDLFASQESSHCPLWYALTEAPLGIDTLAHSWPPGIHKYAFPPVSLLTQTLCKVREDEEQVVLVAPYWPTQTWFSDLTLLATAPPWQIPLRKDLLSQGRGTLWHPRPDLWNLHVW encoded by the exons atccggaccgtccgactcggctacgcgattcagttcgccaggcgcccgcccaggttcagcggtattcacttcaccttcgtcaaggtcgaaaacgctgttaccctgcgcgcggaaatcgctaccctcctacggaagggcgcgatagaacctgtccctccagccgaggtgaagaaagggttttacagcccctacttcatcgtaccaaagaaaggcggtgggttgcggccaatcttggacctgcgagtactgaaccgggctttacacagactcccgttcaatatgctgacgcaaagacgcattttagcgagcgtccggcatcaggattggttcgcggcggtagacctgaaggacgcgtactttcacgtctcgatccttcctcgacacagacccttcctgcggttcgtgttcgagggtcgggcgtatcagtacaaagtcctccctttcggcctgtccctgtctccacgcgtctttacgaagatcgcagaggctgcccttgccccgttaaaggaggtaggcattcgcattctcaactatcttgacgactggctaatcttagctcactct accgacctctcgtttctacaagcaggtgttcctctagaactggtctccaggcgcatcgtggtcactacagacgcctccaagacgggctggggcgctgtttgcaatgggcacgcagccaccggcctctggacgggtccgcggctgcgttggcacatcaactgcctcgagttactggcaattctgctcgccctgcggaggttccggccgttgatccagggcaactacgtgctagttcggacagacagcacggcagcggtagcatatgtcaaccgccaaggcggtctgcgctcccgctgtatgtcacaactcgcccgccgtctcctcctccggagtcagcagcacctcaagtcgctgcgagccactcatatcccgggcaacctcaacgccactgcggacgcgctgtcacggcaggttccccgcaggggagagtggagactccacccccaggtggtccagctgatttggagtcgattcggtcaggctcaggtggacctgttcgcctctcaagaatcctcccactgcccgctctggtacgccctcaccgaggctcctctcggcatagacacactggcacacagctggccccctggcattcacaaatacgcgtttcccccagtgagcctacttacacagacactgtgcaaagtcagggaggacgaggagcaggtcgtcctggtagcaccctactggcccacccagacatggttctcggacctcacgctcctcgcgacagctcccccctggcaaattcccttgaggaaggaccttctttctcagggacggggcaccctctggcacccacgcccagacctctggaatctccatgtctgg